CTAAGCaacatatgattaattttaaacaaattacaaagGGTCACGAAAACTCAGAAGGGATTAGACAATCACTTTTCATATCAGTCCTAGCTTTGAACCGAATGTATAgataatatctattaatttaactaatacaAACTTGTTTGCTAAGTGTAAAAATGGGCCATTATGTATCCtaactataaattatgtatgtattatgtgtAACTATACTTGTATGTACTATGACCATAAGTCATTTTgagaaattaaattgtaagtataattaagagtagaatatgaatttaaaaaaaattatattgtgctataagaaagtattttattttcagcctGGAATATTGCAACCAATTCTACCTGAAGTTGAGCTCCTCATTCGAACATGGATATTCAAAAATTCAGTATATGATAAAAACTGCACTTTTGGTCAACAGATGTTGTcccttaaatataaaacagaaaatatttctaaaagtaaattgtattggtattttttatattgcataGCCTTAAAGTATTTTAGAGAAAGGGCTATGTATAGCTTCACTTCAAATACAAAGATACAAAATTTCCTTTCAAAAATGGAAACATTCCAGTTAGTTGGAGATATATTGAATTTCCTACAGTTTGTAAATAGTGGCAAGCACCCAACTCTTATTGACTTCATACTTGGTCTTCAATTAACAGCAGATAAACTAACAAGAGAAGATTTAACAGATTTCTCGTGGACTCGTGAACTTTTGTGGCATAATCTTATAGTGAGTATAAAATAtgcttattaatttatattgaaactgATGCATTTAACgtctttagaaatattatttcagtatatttttaGCTAACATTTTAGACAAAATGTGAGATATTATTTAGAGTATAttctaattgttaaaatatatttacaggagTTAATAGGTACAGTTCTTTCTTTGGTAAACATGTTTGGGTTAAGGCAAAGAATGACAAAAGCATTGAAATATATGTGGTGGAGAAATCATACCAATTCCAAAGGAGGTCCAATTGCTACATCCAGCACTGCAACTATGACTATACATACAACATGTGCATGTTGTTCAGAAAAACCAATTCTTCCGCATGTTATGGGATGttcacatatattttgttactacTGTTTAATGGTGAGTTTATCTAAACCTTAATAACTTTATGCATAGGAAACTctcaaaaatgttatgtatgtattttatatatttataatctgttgcatttttttttaaattaattgttccCTCCTCTTTCCGTAATCTTAGAGGGTTTATTCACTTGTAATACTGTCAAGCTAAGCGGTCCTAACATTTCCCactgaattgtaatttttttatttaaatacaacaataatttaatacaacccGGGGCAATTTGCCGCAGAAACATACGAATAAAATTGCTATGGgctatataattcttataaattattatgatataactCGTGCCTTAATGGTATGTTCATAAATGGCGGCGGATTGCATGTCAGTCATCTCACACTATTCGCATCTGTAGCGATTTTACGtttagaaaaacatttataattttcttctttGCACTTTACATGTTACTCTTAATTGctaataatttttgtaatttctgttttttgaatttttataaatcataataataaaactgttatgataataataaactaatcgTTAAGTGTAGTGATGGTACGCGAGAAGTAGTTTGTAATGTATTAAAACAtggaaaactattttattatgaacaacTTCTTTATTTATTCGCCTAAAACATAACTTATCCATTCAGCTAGCTTAATGCGAAATTATTGCTACTTTTTTTGTTGTCCATACTAACGTAGGTCCTTTCGGGCATTGAAAATGCCTTCTTTATTGGCACGCGTTACTATATGACGTCACAAGTAGGTAAAAGTAAGCAGCCCTTAAGAGGAGGAAAACATAGCTTCGCAATAGGACCTTTACGGATTGTTACTAGTATGCGATTCACTAAGAATTATTAAAGGCGCATGTGTGCTTTACAGGGCAGTCGATTAGTCATGTTCTGCGAAATGAGAAAACCCTCGCAGTAATGACGCTGTGCTTTCGCTTTCTCGTGCGGTATTATAAGATACAACTGGTTAGTCAACTTAATACGTTTTGAGTACAGTCTCAATGTCCAATGACAAAAAATGTAATGGTATGTGTTACGTGTTAAAAAACGTGTGCGTAAGATGGTACGGAAAGATAAGAGGTTCAAAGATTGACAtgacaaaaaaaagtataacgCTCACTCGGTTCTGtcgttctttttttgaattattatacaagatgctttatataaacgaaataataattattatatttgttattaaaattctgatttatattttcatattttgttttatttttttttggaaagagatataagatatatattacatatagaaCTGATAGAGCACATAGAGCATTGGATATGGCTCTAagcttcattaatttttttttttttaattaaatcgctAACAAAATCAATTATGTATTTACGTAATTATGTATTAGTAAGTAATAGGTAGTTATTAAAGACCCTGTACTTGTGCAATATATTATCAGCACTTATCTATTATCAGGCCATGGTAATTGAATTGTCAATATAGCATAAATCTCTATCTATATATAGCTACAACCATTAGGGCGTGTGTGCCGTATTCACTTCTAGAACACCTCACACCTGTCGTTGTTTCgacagtttttttttgctactttaaaattaattagttacattattttacttgtaaattcttattatgttttaattaatatataattaatgacagtatatttatttgtacttgcaatgttattaatttttgaaacgGGCCTCATTTAGACGACCGCCCGCTGGGTCTGCTCCCGTATAAATCAATCAGAGATCGCGtgctattaattgtaatttattattaatttttaatagcattATTCATACGTAATGTTCGGCTACTGTaagggtgttttttttttcaataacagGCTAACAAGACTGCCGATCCAGACTTCGCTTGCCCAAAGTGCTACTACAATGGGAAGGAGGTTACGAAGTATACCGTGTAAAAGGAAgaactgttttatataaaatggaaGAAGGGTACattgtgatattaaataaaataatatatttaattcttgcgctttttattaatattgaatattaactaCATAAGCAgggttataaaaatttatacaatatttacaattctcagacttaattttttttttattaattttaatgaaatgctAATTTTTAGcctaaataaatgatttatttcatgTACATGTGAGAAAGTAGGTATGTCATTTGTTTCCCTACagaattttttaacaattttattcacactaaaaatatttttacaatatataactaCACACTACTTACCTATTATAAGCGTTACATTTACTATACTCTATGGCACAAATGGATAAGAGAGGCCGTTTGAAGTTCATAGCAGATATATTGAACGTACTGTAAACTATTTTAACAAGTTGTTGAATTGTAGTCtctaacatattaaaaaaaaaaacttttaaatgattatataatacatgtaaaaaaaatttaaatttcgaatcataaaaaaaatattaaatcaatgtttttttaaatcgcaACATTTGCAACACGTATTGCATGTAAGCCATGTACGAAGAATTACAGGGCAAGGTCggaaaaaattaaatgactGGTGTCAGGTTAACTTCAATATAGTAAAAGGTATCGGTAACTTAAGTATTTCTTAATGAATGTCTAATGTTTGTTGTCTTTGCTATTGTGAACGTTTGCATGAAAACCGGTCTCCCAATCGGCGATGTAGTCCACCGTACGCACCGAGCCGTCCGGTTCCACCAAGGAGTACTGACCTGGTTAAACAACATCTATATAAAGTACATGTGTAATTCAGAAGACAGCGAAAGGATTTAGCGCTGTTTAATTATTCTCAGTATAACGTCGTTAGTATTTGACTACTGTCAACCTAGGTTTCATTTCAGTGAGATAGTTAAGTCTACCGTATATTTCCTGATGAATTatgatacttaaaatttattattcggTTAATCTAGATCATTTAAGATGCgtttataaataaggatatacAAACCTTTTACAACATCACCATCGCGTTGCTCTTTCTGTTGCTTGATATCGCCAGTGTGAGGATCGTTTACTCCATATTCGAACGCGTAACGAGGGTGCGCATCCTGCAAGACGAATGGAatgttatatcaaataaaaacaaaattataagatGTAATTTCTTTGTATCCATATACATTTttcttagttttaatataaaatagattaataacGAAGACCATAAACGAGAAGACTTTAtgaaatgtcataaaattattgaaacatttttgcaAGATGTTCAAACCGTtctaatcatataaaaaatttaaaatatcgattCCTCATTTTCCGATTGCAATTGCAAAGTTTATAGAAGCTTATTGTTGTCGGTAATAATGTAGAGTTTAGTTATATATCGAGGTAGAGcaagtatttaaatttgcatTCTCTATTAGATTCTTCCTAAAtacattctattatttatttaaataatacgaaaatattgGTTGTAGGATCTTGTAACTTATTGGTAGGGCCAAATGCGAGCCCTTCTGGGTATTTATCACCCACACATCATATgctctaccgccaaatagcaatacttagtattgttgtgtaagTAGTAACGTTGTGTAACTACATGcaaaagagacataacatcttagttcccaaggtcggtggctcCTTGCctatgtaagggatggttaatttttcttacagtgccaaaaCTATGGGTGGTAGTGACTACATACGAATGGAGGgcccatttatataaaaactttttttttaattaaaacaaaaatgcaacgtagtatattattatattgacacAACAAAATCTTCTGACTTCAATGTCAAGATATAAAACGTTCACTCCATTATTGGTTCGTGAAAATCTTTAATCACGATTAAATATAAGTCGTAACAAATCACctttaaattagttttgtaataaatagtcCTCGGTTGTCTTTAAAGCTCATGTTTCTCTTTCTAGAACAGTAAGTGGACGAAGTAACAGATTTGTGGTTTCAGAAAATGATGTTGGTCTATCAGCGATAAATTGTGAAAGTAATAACGGAGATAATTAATTCCGcagattaataataatggcttctgttaaataaagttacaatcTAGTTGCGTACCGAACGCCTTATGAAAACTATAGTTCAAGTAAACTGtctgatttcaaaattaattaataatatatcctacctttttgatttgtttaatatttgcgTAATTTGAATGGCTTAATTTGTATtggtttttgtaaaattaaaataatgtcttgTTAAAACatagttttgtaattataagGGAATTTATCTTGATCATATAGGACGTctcgttttttaaatgttgggcTCTGAATAGAAATGGAATTGACTtctatgtaatatgtaattgCGTTCGTGAATTCCGAACTAATGGGAAGAGGATTAGCTTTGTTTAAACTTGACTTCTGATTAGATTTGTTATCTATTAGTTAAAACATGAACATCAAAATCTGCAGTACATTGTTACAGTTATAAAAGAAGGTAACTTATGACTTTCGAAAGGTAATGAGCTAAAGATGTAAAAAGATAATTTCGTTCTAACGTggtagtataattttttttaaaaaagctcaccaatattagataattttaatgataaattgttattagCCACATTGATTTTTTCATATCTTAATTAACACTTATGTGGTCAACGCGTAGGAACTTGCTCAAAATCACAAGTCTTTTAAGGTAATGACTTAAACTAAACCATACTAAAACagcaagaattaaaaaaaaaatgcttggtATTTGTCGATACAGTTTaaggattaattattatattattatttttgtttatgttgtttGTGATTaagtttaaatgataatatgtaaataaatttatagcgtGCTGTTGTAGCGCAAAGAGGGGTAATATTACGGGCACAGTTTTAGAAAGGACCATTAACTTCAagtagattatttaatttagagaaTTCACTGAATATCTTTTCATTGAAAGTTTTGACAATCACTTCTAAACTTTAAACGttatttcatcatttattacaaaatacatttcataggaaacatttctatatttttctaatacgTATTTTGTTTGCAAATAAATATCTCGTTCTTTATCAGAAAATAAACAGAATTGCAAATATTATTccctcaaattaattatatggtGTGATATTGGTTTAAATATCGTTTttctaatctataaaaatatttaccggATTcgattataactttattattactaatcaaCCTAGTCTTGGTCACGATTACCTCTGTACAACCAACCCACTATGTAACCTCGGTAgttcatatatataacaataaaagcgATTATTACGAATACTAAGTAGTTGATATACCTAATCTCTGTTACAAGTAAAACAAAGATTATGTGTatcaaaattcattatttactttttttaaattgagacCAATCAAGTACGATGTCACGGAACTCGTTCGTGTTCACTTGAAATCGTTTTGAATTACGCTATCAATTGCTGTATATGATGCAACACACATAGAAATACCCCGTAGGGTTAAATAAAACACGTTTTATCGGTGTAAATAAGTCTGTGTCAAATTGATACGTTAAACttgtttagtaattaattaaaaaatattacttacataattttCCACGAATTCTCTATGGACATTTTTAACAGCGTGTTGTCCTG
This genomic stretch from Vanessa atalanta chromosome 5, ilVanAtal1.2, whole genome shotgun sequence harbors:
- the LOC125064116 gene encoding peroxisome biogenesis factor 2, which encodes MSITYIPRVTQLDSIQLDNELEELFKQLLFQATKYFEPGILQPILPEVELLIRTWIFKNSVYDKNCTFGQQMLSLKYKTENISKSKLYWYFLYCIALKYFRERAMYSFTSNTKIQNFLSKMETFQLVGDILNFLQFVNSGKHPTLIDFILGLQLTADKLTREDLTDFSWTRELLWHNLIELIGTVLSLVNMFGLRQRMTKALKYMWWRNHTNSKGGPIATSSTATMTIHTTCACCSEKPILPHVMGCSHIFCYYCLMANKTADPDFACPKCYYNGKEVTKYTV